The genome window TTCCTACTATTATCAGCTCAAATTCCCCACTTTTCCCTATTGCCAATACTTGTTCCACCAATTCATCACTTGCTTCTTTTTCAGCATATACAGTTTGTTTATCCCACCTCATCTTGAAATCTGCAATAGTAGTGTCGTCCAAAGTCCTGTTTGGAAAAATGACACCAATACATTATAGAATttagtacaacaacaacatacccaacgTGATTCCATAAATGGGGTCAGAGGAGGGTTGAGTGGATGCAAATTAACCTTACATCTACCCTATGTGAGATAGAGATGTTGTTTTCGGTAgatcctcggctcaagaaaagcatTTTCAAAACAGGTTTAAAAAATACAATAGCAAAGAAgttatgataaaaataatgaaatAAGGAAAAGTATTGATTGCAGAAATAGTAAGATAACCAAAGATCCATAACCAGTTTGATGTTTATAATTAGTTATTTTGATTTGTCAAAACTCATATTTATTATGATACCAAAGATGGTGGTGTGCTAATGATCTACTGAAATCTTGATTAATTTCTGAAGTTTAACTGCGAAATTTTACATGTAGCAACATAAGAAAATATATACTTCTCTACAATTTATAGTATTACATTTATGCATTATTGTGCTTGATTTTGCATATTTTGATCTTGGTGTCAAGTTAAATTCTAAGTACTCAGTTATTATGATAAGAGCATTGTATGAGATTAGTatcttaaaaaataatattattgctACAACATAATATGTTAAAGTTTACTAATAGTGTAAAGAATAAATTGCTAATATATATCAATTTAACTCATGATAATACATACTGTAGTACTTAATAGGCAAGGATTTAAGTTCTACCATGACATTGGACAGTTTTTTTACATTAAAGTTTAATTTAACTTGTGATAATTGGTTCTTTGCGATTTTGACCAGGTTAATTATAAAATACAGTTATCATAGAAATTTGATTGCAGTTATCTTATAACttgaaattatataaatattttttacgcCATTAATATCGCATGCATTAAACCATTAGATTATACTAGAAATGCATAAATAGGATTTACCTTTCAGCTACATCAAAATTACTCCCAATATGTTGGATGAATCTTACTAATGTAACCCTAACAGCTGGATGTTCAACCATTCTGCTACCAAATTCCATAGCCTTTCGACAATCAGCTCCACCAAAAAACACAATGCAAACTCTCATGGAATTCACTTCTAGTCCACGATCAACCAGCACCGCCACTGCGCACGGCGCTTGTCTCGTCACCCTCTCATTCACCGTTCTCCATCCATGCCCTGCATATGAACGTATTTAAGTAATTGTCGTTACGTAAGATcataatgaaaatataatttttgtttttcttttaccATATTGAGATTTTTCCCCCAAAACACGATAGTTGTAGGGGCGTCAAATTTAGCCTTTGAAAATATACTTCACCTAATTCACCAAGAATTGGACCAATTTGGCTTGGTATATATTTATGGGCTTTTTatagaaactatttacattcggtaGCCCCAAAAAGTATATagaatttgtataatttttgtatataacatacataatatatatatatacaaaaataatatacacttttcggctattattttaagAGCAGTTATACAGTATCATTTTCCCTATATTTATTAGCAAGTCATTTTGGACATAGCAATCTAAAAGTTGGGTCTATTTGGACGGCATATGTAGCCAAATTGATCTAGTAAAAACTTATCAAAACATTAAAATAATTTTCACTTTAATGTTTGATTTGTTTGATAAAATCATGTTAAAATTTATTACTAACTGATTTGGTAATTCAAAAGAACATATGTAGACCAATTTTTGACATGCATACCTGCATGAATCTCCATTTCTTCTCCCCCCTCCATTTGCCAATATTTATGAAATGGCAAAATAATAATTTCAGCTTGTTTCTTCTTCGCAACATGAATAATATCCTCGTGCAAATTTGGCAAAGCTGAGATAGCCATTGTAGGTCGGACCTTGACCCGACCTAATTGACTATACGCCTCGAACGCCGTGGTCACTTGATCGGTCGTGTCGTCGTCTCGCCGGAGTACCCGACTGATGAACGGAAAACCATTCTTTCGGGCACGTTGAACCATCAGGATCGAGGAGAGTCGATCGCTGAATTCGACGAGCTGCATTACGTAAAGTTTGGTAATTGaagaattattatttttgttagaTCTTAGTGATTCAATGAGGGTTATAAGTGAACGTGCATCTCTAGGGCCACGAATACATGCTAGAATTCTGAGATTGTTTTCTTTGGTTTTTGGTGTTTTTTCTAGttgaatttggtgtattgatggtttgTGAATAGCCATTACTGCTGGAGTTGTAATGAAGGTTGTAAAGAGTGCCATAACCACCAGTATTGCAAACGTCTCATCGTCCAAAACCTAATGGAGACAGCCAAAGAAATAAATTAGTTCATAAATAATTGATCGTCACATACATGTCAAAAATATTAATTACGTAGTGAATCTTTTGGCAAATGACTAATTGTTGGCCATCAACCTCGAGATTGCACGTATATCTTTACTAGGGTCAAAGCTAAAATAAAGCGATAAAGATCTCGGATTCAACCTAGGGAATAAGAAAAAAGTTCTTTACAAAAATAGCCAGCCATATTCGTTATTTACTTTTCCAAGctgatatacataaattatacttgtacatgaattatttatatattatatatgcaTCGGCTATTTTAAGTTTAAGCGGTTGGGTGAacgactatttaggttaattcttctaagAAAAATCCTGAAATAGAGTGCTCCCCCGTTAATGGATCTTAAGCGGTGTAAATCTGAATTAGTCGAGATACCAATACGAATATATCTAACAACAGATCAGAAActagaaaaaaaaatactctCCGCTAATATCAGCGTTGCTCTTGTTCCTCCTAGAGTATACTGTACGTCTCATTGATTTCAAAAACTTATAGTATGGAATTTCAGCTAAAGGAATCTTCTACTCCTCTCTCTTCGGAAAAACAATTGACACTAGTCTGTTTTACAAGGAAAGACAACTTTCTACATCCGGAATCAATTTGACTTGGACTTAGTTCTCATTTTGCCGTTTAATTTCATGACCGtataaatgttataacatgtttaaaattataaattttaaaatttttatagctATACAAATGTCATGACATATTgtacaaaatatttcaaaaatcttcttttttcttGAAATTTCTTGTCCGATCAAACTATATATGTCATACAGTAATTTAAAACAGagtaaatttttaaaagaatttcTGGAAATGAGTAAGGATTTTTCTAGATTAAATCCTTTCCTGGATTTCCTACTAACTAGGTACTTAGTGACAATCATTTTCAAGTACATCACCATTGGATATTGAACAATGAGAAGTGATCATTAAGTTTGGACTCAAGAAATTCTTTCTTGGAAATGCCTCTCTTTCTCTGAAGGGAATATTCAGAACTCTACACCCTAATATTGAGAAATAAACAGTAACACTGTCGGCATATTTGAAAGGGTAAAATATATGGAGACTGACTAGGATCGTACGCAGTCACAAAAAATCTAGTAGTGTAAAGGACACGTTTACCATGTTATCTTATCATCTGACTTCTGTTGGCACTTGCAAGTTTTataatggaagaaaaatcaatgcTAGTCCACTCAATATAATGGGTTGACTCTCAGACTTTAAGTGGGATCCGAGGTTACAAGTAATCACGTCGCCAAATAATTAAGATCATGATCAAGAAGTGACACAACTAATAAATACGTGCACCATCAAAGAGTGCGGTAGAATGACTATATTATTACTGGGTTAGTTTGGTCGGATAtattaggaaaaataatatatgtattagttTTGATACGGTATTATTAGTCCCTTATTTGATAGTATTTTTCAACCTATGTGTAACTATACACGTGGCGTATGTAGGAATTTTTGTAAGCGGTGTCAATATTTGAAAAGGTGAAAAAATGAATAAATTACTGTAACGGCAAGCGGTGTcgttttttatatttatacccaatattttaattttatttattatttatatgtatcGATTACAGAAAAAAATTCGACAAAGTAGCGTTTCGTGATACCGCTTCAAGCAAGGTGCCTACGCCCATTCAGTACTATTCCTATACATAGCAACCATGAGGCATTAGCACTACCAAATTTTTTAATACATGGCTTAACATGTATAAAGATAAAATTGCCCTTTCAAAACTTTTAATACGCTAAACCAAACAGTCGATAAGAAATAATTTCAGCATAACTAATCAAAACATAACTAATCCCATCATTATTAATGCACCCTATTCAGTACTATTATTAAACGCCCTACCAAACCCCTAAGTTTCTTCATTTCTTTATCAAAGATTTGAGGTTCAAGTATTGGGAAGGCTGTGCTAGAAGCGGTAATACCGCTATAGTAGATTATTTTTAGAAATCCAGATTAATCAGATTAGTAATTTCGAACGCCCAATGCTTGAAAGGAAAAAGAATTAATAACAAATGCATATAGTTAAACTTACCTTTTTCTCTTTGCCAATATTAAGAACGATGAGCTCCACCAATCCTTTTGTATTCATCAAAACTCCAAGTGCTAAGGCTTCCCTTGCTGGTATATTATATAACATGCCCACAAAAAATGTTCCCAAAACCTTCCCTACGCAAGCTGTGGACACAACAAGCACAACAAGTCCCCAAGATCCAAGACTATGAATTTTGGTTATATCAGTTTTTATTCCACTTGAAGCAAAATAAAGTGGCAATAATAATCCAGAAACAAAATCTTCAATTCTCAAGATTAACCTTCCTCCAAAATCTCCACTTTTTGGAATAGTTAGTCCAAATATAAATGCTCCAAATATTGCATGTATACCTATAAGATCAGTCATAAAACCAAACAACATTACTCCAGCTAGGGTTAAACATATGAAagtttcctccacaatatggtGACCACATGAAGCTTTTCTAGCCATCCAAATCATTATTGGCCTAACAATTGTGAACATAAA of Nicotiana tomentosiformis chromosome 7, ASM39032v3, whole genome shotgun sequence contains these proteins:
- the LOC104105001 gene encoding cation/H(+) antiporter 20; this translates as MGFNVSSIKTSSDGIWQGENPLHYAFPLLIIQTTLVVFLSRCLTFLLKPLRQPKVVAEILAGIMLGPSAFGRNEAFARWIFPIWSTPILESVASIGLLFFLFLVGLELDLKTIRKSGKRAAGIAFAGISLPFVFGIGVAFLLRKVIKGVDRVGYGEFFLFIGVSLSITAFPVLARILAELRLLTTQVGEIAMAAAAFNDVAAWILLALAVALAGGGKAHHSPLISLWVLLSGIGFVVFMFTIVRPIMIWMARKASCGHHIVEETFICLTLAGVMLFGFMTDLIGIHAIFGAFIFGLTIPKSGDFGGRLILRIEDFVSGLLLPLYFASSGIKTDITKIHSLGSWGLVVLVVSTACVGKVLGTFFVGMLYNIPAREALALGVLMNTKGLVELIVLNIGKEKKVLDDETFAILVVMALFTTFITTPAVMAIHKPSIHQIQLEKTPKTKENNLRILACIRGPRDARSLITLIESLRSNKNNNSSITKLYVMQLVEFSDRLSSILMVQRARKNGFPFISRVLRRDDDTTDQVTTAFEAYSQLGRVKVRPTMAISALPNLHEDIIHVAKKKQAEIIILPFHKYWQMEGGEEMEIHAGHGWRTVNERVTRQAPCAVAVLVDRGLEVNSMRVCIVFFGGADCRKAMEFGSRMVEHPAVRVTLVRFIQHIGSNFDVAERTLDDTTIADFKMRWDKQTVYAEKEASDELVEQVLAIGKSGEFELIIVGKGMFPQYIMAKLSENPLTDQHSELGPMANLLASSGKEIKSSVLMIQQQAFGCENSKDMNSKVASQC